The genomic interval agcaaaattagcaaaataaatttatgctTTGATTAACAGGGAAGGCTTTCAGGTGTAAAGGGAGgtcatatttatttaaaaaggagtattaattataaaagttcctcacaaaaaactgggtgctattttattctctttaaaattaaaaacaataaacaaatacatatcaaaTTGCTATACATTAAGTATATCAGCAAATCACACTACCATAGTGGATTTGAGGTAAAAGTACTCATTCCCCTGTGCGAAATGAAACTGGGATATTCCAAGACTTTCTGTAATATCCTTGAATATCTCACGATATTCATCTTAGAACATCCTGCGATTTCCTAGGATATTCTACGATCAAGGTGTGAATTTTCACGGTAAATTTGGACCGATATTCCAGGATATTCTAGGATATCTGAAAAGGCATAGACTTACTTTAAACAGGATTTTCTACGGTATTCTGGAATATCCATTTGGATATAATGCGATTGTTTGGAATATGCATGAATGTGACAGGAAATGCGTTGTTTCTTTTGCAATAAAGTGCGATATTCTTAGGCAATATTAGATTTTCTTGGGTTTTAGTGAATGCATAATCGGATATTATGAGATTTTTCGGAATTTTCTTGGATTTTAGTGAATGCATAATCGGATATTATGAGATTTTTCGGAATTGTAGGAAATTTAGGTTATTGTTGTCGacaataacattttattttgcgatatatattttattttgcgaTATATTGTCATTTTGCAGAATATCATACGACTTTCTTGGATATCCGTTAATTTATTACAAGTAGCTAGCAATATTTTCCAGcaagaaatttatttttttataatacagAACTAAATTACAATTATCTCAAAATTTAATACCCAACTTTATATATTTGATATCAACTTTATAATTTTCGGATACAACGTGAACAGTGCCTTCTATAACGTTATAGAAATCAGCAAAaatcgttaaaagacaaaaccaGATTCGACAAAAAGTTGGTATACAACAAAAAGTGCTAGGCAAGCTAATATATCtctatgattaaaaaaaaacctctaaAGCGAACATTTTACACAAACAATAGAGATTTCACTTAGCTGTACTGAAGactttttttggttttgtctTTTAAGGATTTTTGCTGATTTCTAATCAGCTGGTCCACTTTCTCATCTGTGATCCCATAATTTCCTCTCATTGCACCTGCAAAAACAATGGTAGTTGCAGTTGAGTAAGTGATACCTTTCTGCATTTCTCACACTGTTGTGACTCACCATAAATCATCTGCAGCTTGTTGCTGTCCAGGACATCCCTGGacctccccttccccttcaGAGTACACCGCATGAGTTCTTCTTCGGTGAAGAGGTCTGAGAGGAGCCTTTTCACCCCTTCCAGGGGCTTTAAGAGGTACTTAATTTTCTGCTTTTGTTGTGACTGTAAAGAATAAATTGAACAATTAATTGAAAACAGCTAAAATCGGTGTATAAGCAATCAGGCATGTATATAGTCTATAGGAGTTCTCTGTTCCGATtatattgtttgtttgatgTTTTATCGAAACGTACCACTGGACTGGGTTGATCCTCTGCAGGAACATCTTTGTTAAcctataaaaatacaaaaaaaagaacacttAACATTCTTTATGGGATAACAGCGGAAAAGGACTATTACAATGTGCAAAAACCACAGTCACAgcctttgaaaaatccaagacTACTTGCTGATAGTCTTATATTCACTGCATTCAGCTACTAATATAAGATACATAATTCACAAAATCTTAAAATCCAAGGCGGGATAAAAGTACCGAATGACATAATTTGAATTTGTGCCCAAATAATATTTATATCCTGGGTTTGAGAGCCAAGTTCCAAGTTCCTTCAGAATATCGAAGCCGCCGTTTAACCAACAACAACCTATTCGTTTTTGTCATAAGTATTGCAACTTTAGCATAATCACACGGTGTAAACTCGCctttagttttcttttcagGTTTTTGACCTCTTGTTTAAGTGTTTCGACCTCTGCCTTGAGGTCTTGGATGGCAGAAGCGAAGCGAATGTTTCCCAGTTGTTGGGTGGCTCATCTTGCAACATAGCGGAATAACTGGGAAAGGAGTTAGTAATTAATGGATCAGGAGTGTCGTATTCGAGTGATAGGTTAGAATCGTCAGTTATTGAATAATTGACTTGCCAATTATTAGATGCATTAAGTGCTGTACGCATTAAAGTATTAGTGGCTTGCAAAGAATAAGATGAAGTAGACTAGTGACGTGGTAGTGTGTGTGAACGGAGTAAACTTTGGTCTGGTTGTGGATTGGCGTGGAGTGGATGAAAGTGGACGCAAGTCATCAAATGGGCGTGGAGGGGGTGTGAATGGTTGTGGGGTGTCTGATGGACGACGTGGTGTGGGCCGGAGTGGTTGTGAAGTGTGTAGCGGTGTGGTTTGTTGTAAGGCATAAGATTGACGCGGAGGATATGCTGGTGGTTGTGTAGTATTAGATTGACGCGGAGGGGGTGTGATTGGTCGTGGGGTATTAGATTGACAAGAAGGAGGTGTGTGTGGTCGTGGGTTATTAGATTGACGCGAAGGGGGTGTGAGTGGTCGTGGGGTGTTAGATTGATGCGGAGGGGTTGTGAGTTGTTGTGGAGTATTAGATGGGGGTTCAAGTGGTTGTAAAGCATTAATGGGGCGTGAAGTGGATGATGAGGCAGAGGCCGAAACACTGGAAACCTCGAGGTCATCCTCTGGGAACCTTCTCCTGCTCATTATATTTCTTATCTTTTCGCCTTGTACAGTATTTTGCAGTTCctgaacaaacaaaaatagcaATACGCAACAGAGGTTCGAGCGTGCATCAACCTTTTAGAGTATATAAGCAGCAATGAAAATTAGTTGGTTAACAGTTAACTATGGATGAAACCAGAATGGCTTCAATGAGACAAAGAGCCGGAAATTACCTTAGGTTTGGGTGTTCGAACGTCTCCCGACTTTGACTTGTTGCTTTTTGGTCTTTTATTGGCTGCAATCAAAAATCTTAGTTTGGGGGCCGCTTAATGGaggtttacattttttttaattaacgTAATCAAGCCGTAACTGAACATAACAACCTTTTTTGTTATAATCAACATTATTTACAATGTTGGCCCAAAGACAAGGCTTATCGGGTAAACAACTTAAGAATCCGAATCATTTTGCAATCGTAAGAGAAAAGGCTGACAAAACGGTGATGGTTGACGTCAGTGACCCAAATACTCTGACTGACAATTTCGAAGTTATCGGGATATTCCAAAAGTGATAAACTGATgaacatatatttttaaaggtGATAGGGTTTCTTCTAGCTGCCTAAAAAGCGCGGGAATTTTTGAACGAGGAATATGATACGACAGGTTCGCGCAAAACCACGATCAAAATCAGTTTAAGGTACATTGTCTTGCTGGCAAAAGTTgatattcccccccccccccccccatcccgcGCAGTTTCTATTAATGCTTTCCTGTAAATGTTTtctaactaaaaaaaaaaaaccttccaGCCTCTTTCACAGCAGAGGGCTCAATGCTTACCATGCTTTCCTCCGCTTGTTTCGTCATTTAAGCTTGCGGCTTCTACCACCTTTTGACTCGGCTTGCGTTTTCTTGGTCGCGGTGTTTCTTGAGATATAAACAAGAATCATTGCAAAACACTGATATACAATGCTCTATGCTAACCCCATCATTAAGTGTTTACTTTATGTTACTTCTAGGTAAATAACATTACATTAACACTAATATACTATTTTAGCAAAGTATTATCTACTGTGTGAAGGTAAATTAACTAGCACAAACCTTTCACGTAAGTGATATGCGAAGAATGCatttaatattttgtggatgTTCCTATTCTTATAATGTTACCTTGGTCGCTGTCGTTGCCTCGCTCAAGCAGCTCGTTTTCGAACTGCTTTGCCTTGCGCTGTGAGTCTGAAATCCAAATCCAAAAACTGCAAGTTGAGATATAATTCTGTAATTGCTCTAAGTTTTTAGCGCTGAAGTCATAACGCAGAGGTTCTGCGCCCTCGGCGCATGTATGTTACATAATAAAACGAAA from Nematostella vectensis chromosome 14, jaNemVect1.1, whole genome shotgun sequence carries:
- the LOC116612996 gene encoding uncharacterized protein LOC116612996 isoform X2 → MHSSHITYVKETPRPRKRKPSQKVVEAASLNDETSGGKHANKRPKSNKSKSGDVRTPKPKVNKDVPAEDQPSPVSQQKQKIKYLLKPLEGVKRLLSDLFTEEELMRCTLKGKGRSRDVLDSNKLQMIYGAMRGNYGITDEKVDQLIRNQQKSLKDKTKKSLQYS
- the LOC116612996 gene encoding extensin isoform X1; the encoded protein is MHSSHITYVKETPRPRKRKPSQKVVEAASLNDETSGGKHANKRPKSNKSKSGDVRTPKPKELQNTVQGEKIRNIMSRRRFPEDDLEVSSVSASASSSTSRPINALQPLEPPSNTPQQLTTPPHQSNTPRPLTPPSRQSNNPRPHTPPSCQSNTPRPITPPPRQSNTTQPPAYPPRQSYALQQTTPLHTSQPLRPTPRRPSDTPQPFTPPPRPFDDLRPLSSTPRQSTTRPKFTPFTHTTTSLVYFILFFASH